In Neisseria animalis, a single window of DNA contains:
- a CDS encoding aerial mycelium formation protein produces MNKLLFLIFSSFLLNACVATVPVVAESDEEIAKRRLAVLQLEDGNYRRERKIRQDAIDDLGTMQMNTAKAINKANENRSKQRNIYIIR; encoded by the coding sequence GTGAACAAACTACTTTTTTTGATTTTTTCCTCTTTTTTGCTCAATGCTTGTGTGGCGACCGTGCCGGTTGTGGCGGAGAGTGATGAGGAAATTGCGAAACGGCGTTTGGCGGTTCTGCAGCTTGAAGACGGCAATTACCGTCGCGAGCGCAAAATCCGTCAAGATGCTATTGATGACCTCGGCACGATGCAGATGAATACGGCGAAAGCCATCAATAAGGCAAATGAAAATAGAAGTAAGCAACGCAATATTTATATTATCCGGTAA
- a CDS encoding NGK_0946 family protein: MKHFVLILASAAVLAACGTMGGTDSTTINQVRGKNGALLTDAEMRQQNRQRESELTESAAKTAKIRMAADSAREGVSAVREGINVLRELRSVFGR; encoded by the coding sequence ATGAAACATTTTGTTTTGATTTTGGCAAGTGCGGCGGTACTGGCCGCTTGCGGTACGATGGGCGGTACGGATTCGACAACGATTAATCAGGTGCGCGGTAAAAACGGTGCGCTACTGACTGATGCGGAAATGCGCCAGCAAAACCGCCAGCGTGAAAGTGAGCTGACGGAATCGGCAGCCAAGACGGCCAAAATCCGTATGGCGGCAGACAGTGCGCGCGAGGGAGTCAGCGCTGTGCGCGAAGGAATTAATGTTCTGCGCGAGTTGCGTTCGGTGTTCGGGCGTTGA
- a CDS encoding YceI family protein: MKKIILTALFAAAAASASAATYKIDPFHTNARFAIDHFATSTNVGGFYGLNGLMQFDKARRQGAIDLTIPVQSLQSSSPQFTEHLLSADLFNAAQFPEMRFVSTKFNYSGKKLVSVDGKLTLLGKTHPVKLKAEKFNCYNSPMAKAEVCGGDFSTTIDRSKWGMNYLVDAGMTKKVKLNIQVEAVKQDKM; encoded by the coding sequence ATGAAAAAAATCATCCTGACCGCCCTGTTTGCCGCGGCCGCAGCTTCAGCTTCTGCCGCAACCTACAAAATCGACCCGTTCCACACCAACGCCCGCTTTGCCATCGACCATTTTGCCACCAGCACCAATGTCGGCGGCTTTTACGGCTTGAACGGCTTGATGCAGTTTGACAAAGCCCGACGCCAAGGCGCAATCGACCTGACCATTCCCGTTCAGTCGCTGCAATCCAGCTCTCCGCAGTTTACCGAACACCTGCTTTCCGCCGACTTGTTCAATGCCGCGCAATTCCCCGAAATGCGCTTTGTTTCCACCAAATTCAACTATTCCGGCAAAAAACTGGTATCGGTTGACGGCAAACTGACCCTGCTGGGCAAAACCCATCCGGTCAAACTGAAAGCAGAAAAATTCAACTGCTACAACAGCCCGATGGCCAAAGCCGAAGTATGCGGCGGCGACTTTTCCACCACCATCGACCGCAGCAAATGGGGCATGAACTATCTGGTTGATGCCGGCATGACCAAAAAAGTCAAACTCAACATCCAAGTTGAAGCCGTCAAACAAGACAAAATGTAA
- a CDS encoding pyridoxal phosphate-dependent aminotransferase, whose product MERFSKSTKLDHVCYDIRGPVHKEALRLEEEGHKILKLNIGNPAPFGFEAPDEILVDVIRNLPTSQGYCDSKGLYSARKAIVHYYQTKGIREMTVDDVYIGNGVSELITMSMQALLNDGDEILIPAPDYPLWTAAATLAGGTVRHYLCDEENDWFPDLADMEAKITPRTKAIVVINPNNPTGAVYSKEILLEIIELARTHGLIIFADEIYDKILYDGAVHHHIAALAPDLLTVTLNGLSKAYRVAGFRQGWMVLNGPKQHAKGYIEGLDMLASMRLCATTPMQHAIQTALGGYQSINEFILPGGRLLEQRNRAYELLTEIPGISCVKPMGAMYMFPKIDTEMYGIRDDMKFVYDLLVQEKVLLVQGSGFNWIKPDHFRIVTLPHIHQIEEAMEKLARFLNNYRQ is encoded by the coding sequence ATGGAGCGTTTCTCCAAATCGACCAAGCTGGATCATGTTTGCTACGATATTCGCGGCCCGGTGCACAAAGAAGCGCTGCGCCTTGAGGAAGAGGGGCATAAAATCCTCAAACTCAATATCGGCAATCCCGCGCCGTTCGGTTTTGAAGCGCCCGATGAAATTTTGGTGGACGTTATCCGCAATCTGCCCACTTCGCAAGGTTATTGCGACTCCAAAGGGCTGTATTCGGCGCGTAAGGCAATCGTGCATTATTATCAGACCAAAGGCATACGGGAAATGACGGTTGACGATGTGTACATCGGCAACGGCGTATCCGAGCTGATTACCATGTCGATGCAGGCTCTGCTGAATGACGGCGACGAAATCCTGATTCCCGCACCGGATTATCCCTTGTGGACGGCGGCGGCAACATTGGCGGGCGGTACGGTACGCCATTATCTTTGCGATGAAGAAAATGATTGGTTTCCGGACTTGGCGGATATGGAGGCAAAAATCACGCCGCGGACCAAAGCGATTGTGGTCATCAATCCGAATAACCCGACCGGTGCGGTGTACAGTAAAGAAATTCTGCTGGAAATCATCGAATTGGCGCGCACGCACGGCCTGATTATTTTTGCAGACGAGATTTACGACAAGATTCTGTACGATGGTGCCGTCCACCACCACATCGCCGCGCTTGCCCCCGATTTGCTGACCGTAACACTCAACGGCTTGTCTAAGGCTTACCGTGTTGCCGGTTTCCGTCAGGGGTGGATGGTGTTGAACGGGCCGAAGCAGCATGCCAAGGGCTACATCGAAGGTTTGGATATGCTCGCTTCCATGCGTTTGTGTGCCACCACGCCCATGCAGCATGCGATTCAGACGGCCTTGGGCGGTTATCAGAGCATCAACGAGTTTATCCTGCCGGGAGGACGCTTGCTGGAACAGCGCAACCGTGCTTACGAATTGTTGACGGAAATTCCCGGCATCAGTTGCGTGAAGCCGATGGGTGCCATGTATATGTTTCCGAAAATCGATACCGAAATGTATGGCATTCGCGACGACATGAAATTTGTTTATGATCTGCTGGTGCAGGAGAAAGTTTTGCTGGTTCAGGGTTCGGGTTTCAACTGGATCAAGCCCGACCATTTCCGTATCGTTACCCTGCCGCATATCCACCAAATTGAAGAAGCAATGGAAAAATTGGCTCGTTTCCTGAATAATTACCGCCAATAA
- a CDS encoding glutathione peroxidase: MAFVDISGQNVPNVVFHTRQGDAWKDVSTDDLFKGKKVAVFSLPGAFTPTCSSTHLPRYNELAKEFFARGFDSILCVSVNDTFVMNAWLADQEAENIIVVPDGNCEFTKGMGMLVSKEQLGFGDRSWRYSMIVNDGKIEKMFIEPEKEGDPFEVSDADTMLKFVDPEWKEQPSVSIITKPGCEFCAKAKALLAEKGLAYEEIVLGRDASVTSVRAITGKTSAPQVFIGGQYIGGSEELAAYFAK, translated from the coding sequence ATGGCTTTTGTAGATATTTCCGGTCAAAACGTACCTAACGTTGTATTCCACACCCGTCAAGGCGATGCGTGGAAAGATGTTTCTACCGATGATTTGTTCAAAGGTAAAAAAGTAGCCGTATTCTCTCTGCCGGGCGCATTTACCCCGACTTGTTCTTCTACCCACCTGCCTCGTTACAACGAGCTGGCTAAAGAATTTTTCGCCCGCGGCTTCGACAGCATTTTGTGCGTTTCTGTAAACGACACTTTCGTGATGAACGCTTGGTTGGCTGACCAAGAAGCTGAAAACATCATCGTTGTACCGGACGGTAACTGCGAATTCACCAAAGGCATGGGCATGCTGGTGTCTAAAGAGCAACTGGGCTTCGGTGACCGCTCTTGGCGTTACTCTATGATCGTTAACGACGGCAAAATCGAAAAAATGTTCATCGAGCCGGAAAAAGAAGGCGATCCGTTTGAAGTGTCTGATGCCGACACCATGCTGAAATTTGTTGACCCTGAGTGGAAAGAGCAACCTTCCGTATCCATCATCACCAAACCGGGTTGCGAATTCTGCGCCAAAGCCAAAGCTCTGTTGGCTGAAAAAGGTCTGGCTTACGAAGAAATCGTATTGGGTCGCGATGCTTCTGTTACTTCAGTACGCGCGATTACCGGCAAAACTTCTGCTCCTCAAGTCTTCATCGGCGGCCAATACATCGGCGGCAGCGAAGAGCTGGCAGCATACTTTGCCAAATAA
- a CDS encoding dihydrolipoyl dehydrogenase, translating into MKQIQADVVVIGGGTAGMGAFRNARLHTGNVYLIESHVYGTTCARVGCMPSKLLIAAAESRHHALHTDPFGVHLDKNSITVNGEEVMHRVKSERDRFVGFVVSDVEEWPADKRIMGHAKFIDAHTVQIDDHTQITAKSFVIASGSRPIIVPDWEKLGDRLIINDDVFSWETLPKSVAVFGPGVIGLELGQALHRLGVKVEIFGKGGLLGGISDPVVLEEAKAVFGSELTLHLDAETEVSKNADGNVVVKWSEGGESGEFTAEYMLAAIGRRPNVDNIGLENLDIETDARGVPVANPLTMQTSIPHIFIAGDASNQLPLLHEASDQGKIAGDNAGRFPNIGEGLRRSAIGVVFTSPQIASIGLRYANVAARYAAEDFVVGEVSFKNQGRSRVMLVNQGHMRVYAEQGTGLFLGAEIVGPAAEHLAHLLAWAHQMKMTVPQMLDMPFYHPVIEEGLRTALRDVNAKLKTA; encoded by the coding sequence ATGAAACAAATCCAAGCAGATGTAGTGGTGATTGGCGGCGGTACGGCCGGTATGGGCGCATTCCGCAATGCGCGCCTGCATACCGGCAATGTTTACCTGATTGAAAGCCACGTCTACGGCACTACCTGCGCCCGTGTCGGCTGTATGCCTTCCAAGCTGCTGATTGCCGCTGCCGAATCGCGCCATCACGCGCTGCATACCGATCCTTTCGGTGTTCATCTGGATAAAAACAGCATTACGGTAAACGGCGAAGAGGTCATGCACCGTGTGAAATCCGAGCGCGACCGCTTTGTCGGCTTCGTCGTCAGCGATGTGGAAGAATGGCCTGCCGACAAACGCATCATGGGTCATGCCAAGTTTATCGACGCGCATACCGTACAAATCGACGACCACACGCAAATTACAGCCAAGAGCTTTGTGATTGCCAGCGGTTCCCGTCCGATTATCGTTCCCGATTGGGAAAAACTGGGCGACCGCCTGATTATCAACGATGACGTATTCTCTTGGGAAACCCTGCCGAAAAGCGTAGCCGTATTCGGTCCGGGCGTGATCGGCTTGGAATTGGGTCAGGCACTGCACCGCTTGGGCGTGAAAGTGGAAATCTTCGGTAAAGGCGGTTTGTTGGGCGGTATTTCCGATCCGGTCGTATTGGAAGAAGCCAAAGCCGTGTTTGGTTCCGAATTGACGCTGCACTTGGATGCGGAAACCGAAGTATCGAAAAATGCAGACGGCAATGTGGTTGTGAAATGGAGTGAAGGCGGCGAAAGCGGCGAATTTACCGCCGAATATATGTTGGCAGCCATCGGCCGCCGTCCGAATGTGGACAATATCGGTTTGGAAAACCTCGATATCGAAACCGATGCGCGCGGCGTGCCTGTTGCCAATCCGTTAACCATGCAAACCAGCATTCCGCATATTTTCATCGCGGGCGATGCCTCCAACCAGCTGCCGCTGCTGCATGAAGCCTCCGATCAGGGCAAAATCGCCGGCGACAATGCAGGCCGCTTCCCGAATATCGGCGAAGGTTTGCGCCGCAGTGCCATCGGCGTAGTATTTACCAGCCCGCAAATCGCTTCCATCGGCCTGCGTTATGCCAATGTTGCCGCACGTTATGCCGCCGAAGATTTTGTTGTCGGTGAAGTATCGTTTAAAAACCAAGGCCGCAGCCGCGTGATGTTGGTCAACCAAGGCCATATGCGCGTGTATGCCGAGCAGGGTACGGGTCTGTTCTTGGGTGCGGAAATCGTAGGTCCGGCCGCCGAGCATTTGGCACACCTGCTGGCGTGGGCGCACCAGATGAAAATGACCGTGCCGCAAATGCTGGATATGCCGTTCTATCATCCGGTGATTGAAGAAGGCTTGCGTACCGCCTTGCGCGATGTGAATGCAAAATTGAAAACAGCCTGA
- a CDS encoding cupin domain-containing protein: MDILDRLVQFAQIRGSIDVQCVFREKWYVRHESEQNCGLVHIVTSGSGYIHIDGEDSARLMKAGDVIFFPRTAAHTLSSRPDCDNAADRPAVSHNGVFQLKQNGSSGAPDVSFFCARFEYTEHADIMNNLPEMVLLNLSHPSLQCLAAMLQYESEQPQYGSAAVVNALSAILLVLLVRTYLDGSGKTALSGILKGWHDRRLQHLIQEVVKHPERQWNVGQMSETAHLSRAQLMRLFKQQTGISPHAFVNYIRLQQAALLLKQSAESVLSIALKVGFQSETHFGKAFKKQFGTSPGQYRKTQEKQENTGGNPHNAADGYAGSEPMEPAYHI, encoded by the coding sequence ATGGATATTTTAGACAGGCTGGTTCAATTTGCCCAAATCAGGGGCAGCATTGATGTGCAATGCGTTTTTCGGGAAAAATGGTATGTCCGCCACGAATCCGAACAGAATTGCGGCTTGGTGCATATCGTTACTTCGGGTTCGGGCTATATCCACATCGACGGCGAAGATTCCGCACGTTTGATGAAAGCGGGCGATGTGATTTTCTTTCCGCGTACCGCCGCGCATACGCTCAGCAGCCGGCCGGACTGCGACAATGCCGCCGACAGGCCGGCGGTTTCGCACAACGGTGTTTTCCAATTAAAGCAAAACGGCTCCTCCGGTGCGCCGGACGTCAGCTTTTTCTGCGCCCGTTTCGAATATACCGAACACGCAGACATTATGAATAATCTGCCGGAAATGGTTTTACTGAATTTGTCCCACCCTTCCCTGCAATGTCTGGCTGCGATGCTCCAATACGAAAGCGAGCAGCCGCAATACGGCTCGGCTGCCGTGGTAAACGCCTTGTCTGCCATTTTGCTGGTCTTGCTGGTACGCACTTATCTGGACGGCAGCGGAAAAACCGCCTTAAGCGGCATACTCAAGGGCTGGCACGACAGGCGTTTGCAACATTTGATACAGGAAGTGGTCAAGCACCCCGAACGTCAATGGAATGTCGGGCAAATGTCCGAAACCGCCCATCTCTCAAGGGCGCAGCTGATGCGGCTGTTCAAGCAGCAAACCGGTATCAGTCCCCACGCCTTCGTCAACTATATCCGCCTGCAACAGGCCGCGCTGCTGCTGAAACAGTCTGCGGAATCCGTGTTGTCCATCGCGTTGAAAGTCGGCTTCCAATCGGAAACGCATTTCGGCAAAGCCTTCAAAAAACAATTCGGTACGTCTCCGGGCCAATATCGTAAAACACAAGAAAAACAGGAAAATACCGGCGGAAACCCGCACAACGCGGCAGACGGTTATGCCGGTTCCGAACCTATGGAACCGGCCTATCATATTTGA
- a CDS encoding carboxymuconolactone decarboxylase family protein: MFKNWPEHTTQVKKSFAELGKKHPKMLQAYGALEQAAAAEALDAKTRELIALAVAITTRCESCISVHAAAAAKAGATESEIAGALATAISLNAGAAYTYALRALEAVETQS; the protein is encoded by the coding sequence ATGTTTAAAAACTGGCCGGAACACACCACCCAGGTTAAAAAATCATTTGCCGAATTGGGCAAGAAACACCCTAAAATGCTGCAAGCCTACGGTGCGCTGGAGCAGGCGGCTGCGGCGGAAGCCTTGGATGCCAAAACACGCGAACTGATTGCGCTGGCGGTGGCCATTACAACCCGTTGCGAAAGCTGCATCAGCGTGCACGCGGCTGCGGCGGCCAAAGCGGGCGCGACCGAGAGCGAAATTGCCGGCGCATTGGCAACAGCGATTTCCCTGAATGCCGGTGCCGCATACACTTACGCATTGCGCGCACTGGAGGCGGTAGAAACGCAAAGCTGA
- a CDS encoding rhodanese-like domain-containing protein, with protein sequence MKKLLSLMVAASVLAVSSGVQAMGSKPVETVAAQPAKQAVKAKGVWIDVRSPEEFEQGHLQGALNIPADQIAERIKSISPDKNAPVNLYCRSGRRAEAALQALKQAGYTNVTNHGGYQDLLKKGIR encoded by the coding sequence ATGAAAAAATTGCTCAGTTTGATGGTAGCGGCATCGGTTTTGGCCGTGTCGTCCGGTGTTCAGGCCATGGGCAGCAAGCCGGTAGAAACAGTTGCGGCGCAACCGGCCAAGCAAGCGGTTAAAGCAAAAGGCGTTTGGATTGACGTGCGCTCGCCCGAAGAGTTCGAACAAGGCCATTTGCAAGGCGCATTGAACATTCCTGCGGATCAAATCGCCGAGCGGATTAAAAGCATCAGCCCCGATAAAAATGCGCCGGTTAATCTCTATTGCCGCAGCGGCCGCCGCGCCGAAGCCGCATTGCAGGCCTTGAAGCAGGCGGGTTATACCAATGTAACCAACCATGGCGGTTATCAGGATTTGTTGAAAAAAGGTATCCGATAA
- a CDS encoding STAS/SEC14 domain-containing protein: MISIREQSYGLNVALYNEFTLEDFRALEEALLNAKQKIHLPDVLLDLSILKDFTVDMAVEQIKFLNAHENDFGRIAIATDDIWIKLASRLSGLITKQHPKYFDDAAEAQAWLLASNLK, encoded by the coding sequence ATGATTTCTATCAGAGAGCAGTCTTACGGTCTGAATGTGGCTTTGTACAACGAATTTACTTTGGAAGACTTCCGCGCGCTGGAAGAGGCTTTACTGAACGCCAAACAAAAAATCCACCTGCCCGATGTTCTGCTGGACTTATCAATATTGAAAGATTTTACCGTTGACATGGCTGTAGAACAGATTAAGTTTCTCAACGCCCACGAAAATGATTTCGGGCGGATTGCCATCGCAACCGATGATATTTGGATCAAACTTGCTTCCCGCCTGTCGGGTTTGATTACGAAACAACACCCGAAGTATTTTGATGATGCTGCCGAAGCGCAAGCATGGCTGTTGGCCAGCAATCTCAAATAA
- a CDS encoding DMT family transporter produces the protein MSATSKRDPLGSGWMILAALGFTLMNLCIKAAAQKFGFTSGELVFWRMSFAVVFLGMMAKARGDSFATPHWKTHLNRSIVGSAAMLCLFYAITHLPLATGVTLSYTSSIFLAVFSFFIFKERIAPYTQAVLVVGFIGVVLLLNPSFQSGQELAALLGLAGGAMSGWAYLKVRELSLLGEPGWRVVFYLSLVGMVMAAVWASITGWHALSYAALPYLLAVGLSAMVAQLCMTRAYKVGNKFTVASLSYLTVVFSALAGMVLLGDEITWQEVFGMGIIVASGVLSGIEPARVKKLFVK, from the coding sequence ATGTCCGCTACCTCCAAACGAGATCCGCTCGGCTCCGGCTGGATGATACTTGCTGCACTGGGTTTCACCCTGATGAACCTCTGTATCAAAGCAGCCGCGCAAAAATTCGGTTTTACCAGCGGCGAGCTGGTTTTTTGGCGCATGAGTTTTGCCGTTGTTTTTCTCGGTATGATGGCCAAAGCCCGTGGCGACAGCTTCGCTACGCCTCATTGGAAAACCCATCTCAACCGTAGTATTGTCGGTTCGGCGGCAATGCTGTGCCTGTTTTATGCCATCACCCATCTGCCGCTGGCAACCGGGGTAACACTCAGCTATACCTCTTCGATTTTTCTGGCGGTGTTTTCGTTTTTCATTTTCAAAGAGCGTATCGCCCCCTACACTCAGGCGGTATTGGTGGTTGGTTTTATCGGTGTTGTCCTGCTGCTCAATCCCTCTTTCCAAAGCGGTCAGGAGCTGGCTGCTCTGCTCGGTTTGGCAGGCGGAGCCATGTCGGGTTGGGCATATTTGAAAGTACGCGAACTTTCTCTGCTGGGCGAACCGGGCTGGAGGGTGGTGTTTTATCTGTCGCTGGTCGGTATGGTTATGGCGGCGGTTTGGGCCAGCATTACCGGTTGGCACGCTTTAAGTTATGCTGCTCTGCCTTATCTGCTGGCGGTCGGTTTGAGCGCGATGGTGGCGCAACTTTGCATGACCCGTGCTTACAAAGTCGGCAATAAATTTACCGTGGCCTCGCTTTCGTATCTTACGGTTGTGTTCTCCGCATTGGCAGGTATGGTGTTACTCGGCGATGAAATCACTTGGCAGGAGGTATTTGGTATGGGTATTATTGTGGCAAGCGGTGTCTTGAGCGGTATCGAGCCTGCCCGAGTCAAAAAACTTTTCGTCAAATAA